A DNA window from Microcaecilia unicolor unplaced genomic scaffold, aMicUni1.1, whole genome shotgun sequence contains the following coding sequences:
- the LOC115458868 gene encoding borealin-like, with protein sequence MAPAKKKNANGGRKNAKVKNEKLAAFLKDFDSQVKTIVEQMKTAGSRMLKEIDALYNLEIIKLPVSLREMNWLEYLAKGGCKKALAEAAEADLDVEEIITKVSQTPFKSVKKAKETKNMEAVQEVVCLTEKTIQKTRTKTKPTAKRVPAATRKNRACSITNSMNRSKRSSRRNLVTPLNNRVADVSASGSMHMNSRLYKTPFRTPGPQEQVYSCSANGSPLTDFQNVFVNVPVGDGKNIRLLPNEMDTEDLSNLSNLNHETFQSIQLLSNRLAKICKKIQNKS encoded by the exons ATGGCACCAGCAAAGAAGAAAAATGCTAATGGAGGACGCAAAAATGCCAAGGTGAAAAATGAAAAGCTGGCTGCTTTCTTGAAGGATTTTGACAGTCAAG TCAAAACTATAGTCGAACAGATGAAAACAGCTGGTTCAAGAATGCTAAAAGAAATAGATGCTCTCTATAATTTGGAAATTATCAAGCTTCCAGTGTCGCTGAGGGAGATGAACTGGCTGGAGTACTTGG CTAAGGGAGGATGTAAGAAGGCCTTGGCAGAGGCGGCAGAG GCTGATTTGGATGTTGAAGAGATAATAACAAAAGTTTCTCAGACACCTTTCAAGTCTGTCAAGAAAG caaaagaaacaaagaatatGGAAGCAGTTCAAGAAGTTGTCTGTTTAACTGAAAAGACAATTCAAAAAACCAGAACAAAG ACCAAGCCAACTGCAAAGAGAGTCCCCGCTGCTACCAGGAAGAACAGAGCATGCTCCATCACCAACTCCATGAACAGAAGTAAAAG ATCAAGCCGAAGGAACTTAGTGACCCCGTTGAATAACAGAGTAGCAGATGTGTCAGCAAGTGGGTCAATGCACATGAACTCCAG GCTCTACAAAACACCGTTTCGTACACCGGGTCCCCAGGAACAGGTGTACTCCTGCTCAGCAAATGGAAGCCCTCTTACAGACTTTCAGAATGTTTTTGTCAATGTGCCGGTTGGAGATGGAAAG aaCATCCGATTATTGCCCAATGAAATGGACACAGAGGATCTTAGTAACCTTAGTAACCTGAATCATGAGACCTTTCAAAGTATTCAGCTGTTATCA AATCgacttgcaaaaatatgcaaGAAAATACAGAACAAAAGTTGA